The Salmo salar chromosome ssa06, Ssal_v3.1, whole genome shotgun sequence genome window below encodes:
- the LOC106607088 gene encoding TLC domain-containing protein 4-B isoform X2, giving the protein MGDSFFVCHHLAALYAYGYVLSRGVLPYFANFRLISELSTPFVNQRWFYEVLKYPRSDRLVVANGMAMAVVFFMVRIFVMPPYWARVFATFGTEAFERLGIGAQVAWITSCIALDILNTIWMYKIARGCYKVMMGASGRKAKEVSPLKQNHVNNHTD; this is encoded by the exons ATGGGGGACAGCTTTTTTGTCTGCCACCACTTGGCGGCGCTCTATGCTTATGGATATGTCTTG TCTCGTGGCGTGCTTCCCTATTTCGCCAACTTCCGTCTCATTTCAGAGTTATCCACACCTTTTGTGAACCAAAG GTGGTTCTACGAGGTGCTGAAGTACCCTCGCTCGGACCGCTTGGTTGTGGCCAACGGCATGGCCATGGCAGTGGTCTTCTTCATGGTGCGCATCTTCGTCATGCCTCCCTACTGGGCCCGTGTGTTTGCCACCTTCGGTACGGAGGCCTTCGAGCGCTTGGGCATCGGTGCTCAGGTGGCCTGGATCACATCCTGCATCGCCCTGGACATCCTCAACACCATCTGGATGTACAAGATCGCCCGCGGCTGCTACAAGGTCATGATGGGCGCCAGCGGCAGGAAGGCCAAAGAGGTCTCCCCGCTCAAGCAGAACCATGTGAATAACCACACAGACTAA
- the LOC123743428 gene encoding calponin-1 isoform X1 → MSKNFKGGPSFGLSAEVKSKLAHKYDPQKEEELRLWIQDVTGKKIADPFMENLKDGVILCELINTLQPGSVKKINTSPQNWHQLENIGNFVRAITVYGMKPYDLFEANDLFENTNYTQVQSTLITLAGIAQSKGFHSKHDMGVKYATAHQRRFAPDMLKEGRNVIGLQMGTNKLASQKGMTSYGTRRHLYDPRGGMENPLDQSTISLQMGTNKGANQSGMTAPGTRRHIYDKSLGLEECDTSTVSLQMGTNKMASQQGMTTYGLPRQVYDNKYCSNPDEFVNNGERAEFDGTMYYD, encoded by the exons ATGTCAAAGAATTTCAAAGGTGGACCATCCTTCGGACTTTCTGCCGAGGTCAAAAGTAAG TTGGCCCATAAGTATGACCCCCAGAAGGAGGAGGAGCTGAGGCTGTGGATCCAGGACGTAACAGGCAAGAAGATTGCTGATCCTTTCATGGAGAACCTAAAGGATGGGGTCATCTTGTGCGA ACTTATCAACACACTTCAGCCAGGATCTGTGAAAAAGATTAACACTTCCCCTCAAAACTGGCATCAG CTGGAAAACATTGGCAATTTTGTCCGAGCCATCACAGTTTATGGTATGAAGCCATACGATCTGTTTGAGGCCAACGACCTGTTTGAGAATACCAACTACACCCAGGTCCAGAGCACGCTCATCACCCTGGCTGGAATT GCCCAGTCCAAAGGTTTCCACTCCAAGCATGACATGGGAGTGAAGTATGCAACAGCACACCAGCGCCGTTTCGCCCCAGACATGCTGAAGGAAGGGCGCAATGTCATCGGCCTGCAG ATGGGTACCAACAAACTTGCCAGCCAGAAGGGCATGACATCTTATGGCACGCGGCGTCACCTGTACGACCCGAGGGGGGGAATGGAGAACCCTCTGGACCAGTCCACCATCAGCCTCCAGATGGGCACCAATAAGGGTGCCAACCAG tctgGCATGACGGCCCCTGGCACCAGGAGACACATCTATGACAAGAGTCTGGGCTTGGAGGAATGCGACACCTCCACCGTCTCACTGCAGATGGGTACCAACAAGATGGCGTCCCAACAGGGCATGACCACATACGGCCTCCCCCGGCAGGTCTACGACAACAAGTACTGCTCCAACCCTGATGAATTCGTCAACAACGGGGAGAGGGCTGAGTTTGACGGTACTATGTACTATGACTAA
- the LOC123743428 gene encoding calponin-1 isoform X2 — protein sequence MSKNFKGGPSFGLSAEVKSKLAHKYDPQKEEELRLWIQDVTGKKIADPFMENLKDGVILCELINTLQPGSVKKINTSPQNWHQLENIGNFVRAITVYGMKPYDLFEANDLFENTNYTQVQSTLITLAGIAQSKGFHSKHDMGVKYATAHQRRFAPDMLKEGRNVIGLQMGTNKLASQKGMTSYGTRRHLYDPRGGMENPLDQSTISLQMGTNKGANQSGMTAPGTRRHIYDKSLGLEECDTSTVSLQMGTNKMASQQGMTTYGLPRQVYDNKYCSNPDEFVNNGERAEFDDFQL from the exons ATGTCAAAGAATTTCAAAGGTGGACCATCCTTCGGACTTTCTGCCGAGGTCAAAAGTAAG TTGGCCCATAAGTATGACCCCCAGAAGGAGGAGGAGCTGAGGCTGTGGATCCAGGACGTAACAGGCAAGAAGATTGCTGATCCTTTCATGGAGAACCTAAAGGATGGGGTCATCTTGTGCGA ACTTATCAACACACTTCAGCCAGGATCTGTGAAAAAGATTAACACTTCCCCTCAAAACTGGCATCAG CTGGAAAACATTGGCAATTTTGTCCGAGCCATCACAGTTTATGGTATGAAGCCATACGATCTGTTTGAGGCCAACGACCTGTTTGAGAATACCAACTACACCCAGGTCCAGAGCACGCTCATCACCCTGGCTGGAATT GCCCAGTCCAAAGGTTTCCACTCCAAGCATGACATGGGAGTGAAGTATGCAACAGCACACCAGCGCCGTTTCGCCCCAGACATGCTGAAGGAAGGGCGCAATGTCATCGGCCTGCAG ATGGGTACCAACAAACTTGCCAGCCAGAAGGGCATGACATCTTATGGCACGCGGCGTCACCTGTACGACCCGAGGGGGGGAATGGAGAACCCTCTGGACCAGTCCACCATCAGCCTCCAGATGGGCACCAATAAGGGTGCCAACCAG tctgGCATGACGGCCCCTGGCACCAGGAGACACATCTATGACAAGAGTCTGGGCTTGGAGGAATGCGACACCTCCACCGTCTCACTGCAGATGGGTACCAACAAGATGGCGTCCCAACAGGGCATGACCACATACGGCCTCCCCCGGCAGGTCTACGACAACAAGTACTGCTCCAACCCTGATGAATTCGTCAACAACGGGGAGAGGGCTGAGTTTGACG ATTTTCAGTTGTAG